One Patescibacteria group bacterium DNA segment encodes these proteins:
- a CDS encoding MTAP family purine nucleoside phosphorylase translates to MDSSGEFLSQTGDANFSTGKSLSGVIGIIGGSGLCSLPGFNIQKEVDVDTPYGKPSSAISVGDCNGSRIAFLPRHGKDHTILPHKVPYKANLFALKSVGANHVIATCVVGSLQESIAPGTLVILDQFINFTWGRDDTSTVDSEVVHLGMSAPYCSHLSGIMERELELSGIPHRIGGTVVVIQGPRFSTVAESKMFMLWGGHVVNMTQYPECYFAHELGICYGAVASVTDYDVGVPSSLSMQPGNMEKVLAIFQSNTVNTLKLISRLAGHATELVTCNCAGTRIAEYYKARS, encoded by the coding sequence ATGGACTCATCTGGAGAATTCTTGAGCCAAACCGGCGATGCCAACTTCTCAACGGGCAAATCCCTTTCTGGAGTTATCGGTATCATCGGAGGATCGGGCCTATGTAGTCTGCCGGGGTTTAATATCCAAAAAGAAGTGGATGTAGACACGCCATATGGAAAACCTTCGTCTGCAATTAGTGTGGGCGATTGTAATGGCAGTCGAATTGCTTTTTTACCTCGGCATGGCAAAGACCACACCATCCTACCGCATAAAGTGCCCTATAAGGCCAACTTATTCGCGTTAAAATCCGTCGGCGCGAACCATGTTATTGCGACTTGTGTGGTGGGTAGTCTGCAGGAAAGTATAGCTCCAGGTACACTGGTGATCCTAGACCAGTTCATCAACTTTACCTGGGGGCGTGATGATACCTCGACGGTGGACTCTGAAGTTGTTCATCTTGGCATGAGTGCTCCTTATTGCTCTCACCTGAGCGGGATAATGGAGCGGGAGCTGGAGTTGAGCGGAATACCCCATCGGATTGGCGGAACAGTGGTTGTTATCCAAGGGCCACGGTTTTCTACCGTGGCGGAAAGCAAGATGTTCATGCTGTGGGGAGGGCATGTAGTCAATATGACTCAGTACCCAGAATGTTATTTTGCTCACGAGCTCGGAATTTGCTATGGCGCAGTCGCATCAGTAACTGATTACGATGTAGGAGTGCCTAGCAGTCTATCAATGCAACCTGGCAATATGGAGAAGGTTTTAGCCATCTTCCAGAGCAACACTGTCAATACACTAAAACTGATTTCCCGGCTGGCGGGGCATGCTACGGAACTGGTGACTTGTAACTGTGCGGGTACCAGAATAGCGGAGTATTACAAAGCTCGAAGTTGA
- a CDS encoding radical SAM protein, translated as MDQFFQESRFLCHLEQDGISALFHQLHPEPVYLPTTVWNAMDGRLPGNLCLNDLVVELCEKKMLIASSEIDQQELEVAQKWAIQLLDRPTILYLMLAQNCNFACGYCPIPKLAKQYGDSKLSWDDAVAGIQLWEKHIEDFSGEDSEPFFLVFYGGEPLLNRPVFEKVLPFVEAEKALGRLPQNLELMLCTNGILIDEELVKLLADHKVMVAVGIDGPSAINNKSRRTSAGEPTFAGIAQAIKILTANRVKVVASVIINAENIAILDEYPKFLQDLGVSKFGFNLLKGNALLESPLAIDPDSYYLAAAQGVLSGWNDAHQTDGDDFFEYQLEKKLTALRQALPFSIDCTCYGSQLVIQPDGQVTNCPFLRCDQGHVSELPASFRIADTKTVKAWRQRVPLISDRKILGKNYGMLDGGGCAWGTHELLGSVTATDAGNTVFTQEITHGLIWRILEPNRRCQLLNGQIPFWSYRYHRRIGPM; from the coding sequence ATGGATCAGTTTTTCCAGGAATCTCGATTTCTTTGTCATTTGGAGCAGGATGGAATATCAGCACTTTTCCATCAATTACATCCGGAGCCTGTGTATTTGCCAACCACAGTTTGGAATGCCATGGATGGCAGGTTGCCGGGTAATCTCTGCTTGAATGATCTAGTCGTTGAACTATGCGAGAAAAAGATGTTGATAGCATCATCGGAGATCGACCAGCAAGAGTTGGAAGTTGCCCAGAAATGGGCAATCCAGCTCTTAGATCGGCCAACCATCCTGTATTTAATGTTGGCACAGAACTGTAACTTTGCCTGCGGATATTGTCCGATCCCCAAATTGGCAAAACAATACGGTGACAGTAAATTGTCTTGGGACGATGCAGTTGCCGGGATCCAATTATGGGAGAAACATATCGAGGACTTTTCAGGTGAAGACAGTGAGCCCTTCTTTCTAGTTTTCTACGGAGGAGAACCTCTATTGAACCGCCCAGTGTTCGAGAAGGTTTTGCCTTTTGTGGAAGCAGAGAAGGCTCTGGGAAGGCTACCCCAGAATTTGGAGCTAATGTTATGTACTAATGGCATATTGATCGATGAGGAGCTAGTCAAGCTGTTAGCGGACCATAAGGTTATGGTAGCAGTCGGCATTGACGGTCCTTCTGCAATCAATAACAAATCAAGGCGGACCTCTGCCGGGGAACCAACTTTTGCCGGAATTGCCCAGGCAATCAAAATCCTGACGGCTAACCGAGTAAAGGTTGTAGCATCGGTGATCATTAATGCAGAGAATATCGCCATCCTGGACGAGTATCCGAAATTCTTGCAAGATCTAGGCGTGTCCAAGTTTGGCTTTAATTTACTGAAAGGGAATGCTTTGTTAGAGTCTCCGTTAGCGATCGATCCGGACAGTTATTACCTAGCCGCTGCTCAGGGTGTCCTTTCCGGCTGGAATGATGCACATCAAACCGATGGCGATGATTTTTTTGAGTATCAGCTGGAGAAAAAACTGACGGCCTTGCGCCAAGCACTACCTTTTAGCATTGATTGCACTTGTTATGGCAGCCAGTTGGTAATTCAGCCTGATGGCCAAGTAACTAATTGTCCATTTCTTCGGTGTGATCAGGGACATGTTAGCGAACTGCCTGCTTCTTTCAGAATTGCTGACACTAAAACAGTGAAAGCTTGGAGGCAGCGTGTTCCTCTCATTAGTGATCGTAAAATCCTTGGCAAGAATTACGGCATGTTGGATGGTGGAGGATGTGCATGGGGAACACACGAGCTATTAGGCAGTGTTACTGCTACAGATGCAGGAAATACTGTCTTTACCCAGGAGATTACACATGGACTCATCTGGAGAATTCTTGAGCCAAACCGGCGATGCCAACTTCTCAACGGGCAAATCCCTTTCTGGAGTTATCGGTATCATCGGAGGATCGGGCCTATGTAG
- the rpoD gene encoding RNA polymerase sigma factor RpoD yields the protein MAKKQSAKKSASAKAKQRKTTMPSRKKAKFAKKATKPVKKTAHKLKKAVKAPHRAKPAAKKAAKKPVKAVIKPKKKIKKIEELVIPVVEQQEPELQLEDEIEEVQSFKDKLKKYNFPPEIEYLLLKAQDQNFVTQQELNQAVPDAENNIELLDKLYESFLDLGIEVVDLREDLIWQSGASDVETKKVRKSKKPVKKGLSEEESTEAIGEDSVRMYLKEIGQIALLKKPEEVALAKRVAAGDTMAAKALAEANLRLVVSIAKKYIGRGLSLLDLIQEGNIGLMKAVDKFDYKRGFKFSTYATWWIKQAITRAIADQARTIRIPVHMVETMNRLARTQRQMVQELGRPPSPEEIANEMGIELEKVNHILKISQETVSLEKSVGDEDDSLLGDFIKDEDSLTPDEQSAQDLLKSDIGSVLHLLTPREQKILKMRFGLDGEWAHTLEEVGHEFGVTRERIRQIEAKALAKLKKSKDSKKLKDYLE from the coding sequence ATGGCGAAGAAACAATCAGCCAAGAAGTCTGCTTCGGCAAAAGCTAAGCAGAGAAAAACCACTATGCCTTCAAGAAAGAAGGCTAAATTTGCCAAAAAGGCAACTAAGCCGGTGAAAAAAACGGCTCATAAATTGAAGAAAGCGGTGAAGGCCCCGCACCGCGCAAAACCAGCGGCCAAAAAAGCAGCCAAGAAACCTGTCAAAGCAGTAATTAAACCAAAAAAGAAAATAAAAAAAATCGAAGAACTAGTTATTCCAGTCGTAGAACAACAGGAGCCGGAATTACAACTGGAAGACGAGATAGAAGAAGTTCAAAGTTTTAAGGATAAACTAAAAAAGTACAATTTTCCGCCAGAGATCGAATATTTATTACTGAAAGCGCAAGACCAAAATTTTGTTACGCAGCAGGAATTAAATCAAGCAGTTCCTGATGCCGAAAATAACATCGAGCTACTGGATAAGCTGTACGAATCCTTCTTAGATTTAGGGATAGAAGTGGTAGATTTGCGCGAGGATCTGATTTGGCAATCCGGAGCTTCGGATGTAGAAACTAAGAAAGTCCGCAAGAGTAAAAAACCGGTCAAAAAAGGATTGAGCGAAGAAGAATCCACCGAAGCGATTGGCGAAGATTCGGTGCGGATGTATTTGAAGGAAATTGGGCAGATCGCCTTATTGAAGAAGCCGGAAGAAGTGGCTTTAGCTAAACGGGTGGCAGCTGGCGACACGATGGCTGCCAAAGCCTTAGCCGAAGCCAACTTGCGGTTAGTTGTAAGTATTGCTAAGAAATATATCGGCCGGGGATTGTCGCTCCTGGATTTAATCCAGGAAGGCAATATCGGTTTGATGAAAGCGGTAGATAAATTCGACTACAAACGCGGGTTTAAATTCTCTACTTATGCGACCTGGTGGATTAAACAGGCCATTACCCGGGCGATCGCAGACCAAGCCCGCACTATCCGGATTCCGGTGCATATGGTCGAAACGATGAATCGCTTGGCACGCACTCAGCGGCAGATGGTGCAAGAGTTGGGTCGGCCGCCTTCACCTGAGGAAATTGCCAACGAAATGGGGATTGAATTAGAAAAGGTTAACCACATCCTTAAAATTTCACAGGAAACCGTGTCGTTAGAGAAATCTGTCGGTGATGAAGACGATAGCCTGCTGGGCGATTTTATCAAAGATGAAGATAGTTTAACGCCAGATGAACAATCCGCCCAAGATTTATTGAAGTCAGATATAGGTAGTGTGTTGCATCTACTTACCCCGCGGGAACAGAAAATATTAAAGATGCGCTTTGGCTTAGACGGGGAGTGGGCACATACTTTAGAAGAAGTCGGGCATGAATTTGGAGTAACGCGCGAGCGCATTCGCCAGATCGAAGCCAAAGCCCTCGCGAAACTCAAAAAATCTAAAGATTCTAAGAAATTAAAGGATTATCTCGAATAG
- the dnaG gene encoding DNA primase encodes MDQLDEIKAKVDIVEFIGQYLPLKKAGRNFRTVCPFHGDKDPSLIVSPDKQIWHCFGCGAGGDIFGFLMKKEGLEFTEALGELAERAGVELKTRPRDWGVKSKLLAINELSAKFFEKYMADTVAGRQAMNYLINRGVAPETITKFRLGYAPAGWDFLFKFLRRKEFTPEEIEKAGLIVNRNGKQYDKFRHRLMFPITDVGGRVVGFTGRVLDNNDQPKYLNSPETPIFNKGRILYGLSVTKESIQEKKTVVLVEGQMDALSSYQAGVTNVVASSGTALTLEQLDILRRHAETLILALDADGAGSEATKRVIELASAKDLEIKIAVLEGFKDPDECAKADPAKWRATVAAAIPIVDFYISYATKKYGTTSVNDKKKVVAEVLPAINLLGSPVEKDQYVKKLSETLGISQTNLYEALKNLEVKRKPNKIGLPKGEIKPADRTDWLEKRILGILTFRPNYWEKVQSELNNLKWPHPFTEKVYAELKNCYTGREFSLDGLLAKLDYQEKVDLLETLMTTEEYYADMPEKDVEQELKFYINLLKQRQTKLTLAELNRQIIVAEQMGDAVKLQEFLEEFNRQF; translated from the coding sequence ATGGACCAGCTGGACGAAATCAAAGCCAAAGTAGATATTGTCGAGTTTATTGGGCAGTATCTACCCCTGAAAAAAGCCGGACGCAACTTCCGGACGGTTTGCCCATTCCATGGGGACAAAGACCCCTCGCTGATCGTGAGCCCAGATAAGCAGATCTGGCACTGTTTTGGTTGTGGGGCGGGCGGCGACATCTTTGGGTTCTTGATGAAAAAGGAGGGGTTAGAATTCACAGAAGCTTTAGGAGAGCTCGCCGAGCGTGCCGGAGTAGAATTAAAAACCCGACCGCGGGATTGGGGGGTCAAAAGCAAGTTGCTCGCTATCAACGAGCTATCGGCTAAGTTTTTTGAGAAATATATGGCAGATACGGTGGCGGGGCGGCAAGCAATGAATTACTTGATTAATCGCGGGGTGGCCCCGGAAACTATTACCAAATTTCGGTTAGGTTATGCCCCTGCTGGCTGGGATTTCTTGTTTAAATTTTTACGGCGCAAAGAATTCACCCCGGAAGAAATTGAAAAAGCTGGACTGATCGTCAATCGCAACGGTAAACAATACGATAAATTTCGTCATCGCTTGATGTTCCCCATCACAGATGTTGGTGGGAGAGTGGTGGGGTTTACTGGCCGGGTTTTGGATAATAACGATCAGCCTAAATATCTAAATTCACCCGAAACCCCCATATTTAACAAAGGCAGAATTTTATATGGCCTGTCAGTGACTAAAGAAAGTATCCAAGAAAAGAAAACAGTTGTATTAGTGGAAGGACAAATGGATGCCCTATCTTCGTACCAAGCTGGCGTGACCAATGTAGTAGCCTCATCGGGCACGGCACTTACTCTCGAGCAACTGGATATTTTGCGCCGACACGCCGAAACTTTGATTTTAGCCTTAGACGCCGATGGAGCGGGCAGTGAAGCCACCAAGCGGGTAATTGAATTGGCTTCGGCAAAGGATTTAGAAATCAAAATAGCTGTTTTAGAAGGATTCAAAGATCCGGATGAATGTGCTAAAGCTGATCCGGCCAAATGGCGAGCGACCGTCGCGGCAGCGATCCCGATCGTTGATTTTTATATCAGTTATGCTACTAAAAAATATGGCACTACTTCCGTTAACGATAAAAAGAAAGTTGTCGCCGAAGTGCTGCCAGCGATCAATTTATTAGGCAGTCCGGTCGAAAAAGATCAGTATGTCAAAAAACTTTCCGAAACGTTAGGTATCAGTCAAACCAATTTGTACGAGGCGTTGAAAAATCTAGAAGTTAAGCGTAAGCCGAATAAGATCGGCTTGCCTAAAGGAGAAATTAAGCCGGCAGACAGAACGGATTGGCTGGAAAAGCGGATTTTGGGCATACTAACTTTTAGGCCAAATTATTGGGAAAAAGTCCAGAGTGAGCTGAATAATCTGAAATGGCCCCACCCTTTTACAGAAAAAGTTTACGCGGAACTAAAAAATTGCTATACTGGGAGAGAATTTTCTCTTGACGGTCTGCTGGCCAAACTGGACTATCAGGAAAAGGTGGATCTCCTAGAAACTCTCATGACGACAGAGGAGTATTATGCCGATATGCCAGAGAAGGATGTGGAACAAGAGTTGAAATTTTACATTAATCTACTGAAGCAACGCCAAACCAAACTGACCCTGGCAGAACTCAATCGCCAGATTATTGTAGCCGAGCAGATGGGTGATGCAGTTAAGTTGCAAGAATTTTTAGAGGAATTCAACCGACAATTTTAA
- a CDS encoding DUF3850 domain-containing protein, whose translation MAIVKKKMWPGYLEDIASGKKKYDWRLNDFEVNEGDTLVLEEWDPATKQYTGRNVEKKVTYVGKLDLKNSFWPTEEILDKGIQIISLE comes from the coding sequence ATGGCGATTGTAAAGAAGAAAATGTGGCCGGGATATCTCGAAGATATAGCCTCCGGCAAGAAAAAGTATGATTGGCGTCTGAATGATTTTGAGGTTAATGAAGGCGACACATTAGTATTAGAAGAATGGGATCCGGCTACCAAACAATACACCGGGAGAAATGTCGAGAAAAAAGTGACTTATGTGGGCAAGCTTGATCTTAAAAATTCTTTTTGGCCCACCGAAGAAATCCTAGATAAAGGTATTCAGATAATTTCTTTGGAGTAA
- a CDS encoding acyltransferase family protein: MKNQSKIKSNRNPYISYLRGLAILAIITIHLVDWSGAELSSFGKAGQEWLYLGLIFFVALAGSVVFIAYARNTNSPQVGWRLVGHGLKLIGIYYAYNLIKLWVFNFDTEPFYWQFSEKGWLDLGHVLTLKSFTVPISILLTIGAYLIISPLFIYLVQRVKYSRITIAITLLLVVLLNYGVTWPHNMFTDFLWARSNIMFPLALWLIPYLAGFYLAMWGFEKYAGKLFIGLAGLATLIYLVWQTGPSPWSFNWHIYPLNLYAIVAGFAVMLGLVWLLKIIKLIKSSIVKWILGVLQVLGDASLFIYVAHWVVIDLTYWLLPCDHMLIWTTVPLAVIVWLFGRIKRLDRNSY; the protein is encoded by the coding sequence ATGAAGAATCAATCCAAGATTAAATCGAATCGCAATCCATATATTTCTTATCTGCGGGGATTAGCGATTTTGGCTATTATCACGATTCATTTAGTAGATTGGTCGGGGGCTGAACTTAGTTCGTTTGGCAAGGCCGGCCAGGAGTGGCTTTATTTGGGGTTGATATTTTTTGTAGCTCTAGCTGGGAGTGTAGTGTTTATTGCCTATGCTCGCAACACAAATTCTCCCCAGGTAGGCTGGCGGTTAGTAGGGCATGGATTAAAACTAATCGGTATTTATTATGCGTATAATTTAATAAAATTGTGGGTGTTTAATTTTGACACCGAACCATTCTATTGGCAGTTTAGTGAAAAAGGCTGGCTGGATCTTGGGCATGTTTTGACTTTAAAATCATTTACCGTTCCCATCAGTATTCTTTTGACTATCGGAGCTTATTTAATTATTTCTCCGCTATTTATTTATCTGGTTCAACGGGTCAAGTATTCAAGAATTACTATTGCCATCACCTTGTTATTAGTAGTGTTGCTGAATTACGGAGTGACTTGGCCGCATAACATGTTCACAGATTTTTTGTGGGCACGAAGCAATATTATGTTTCCCTTGGCGCTTTGGCTGATACCGTATTTGGCTGGTTTTTATCTAGCTATGTGGGGATTTGAAAAGTATGCCGGTAAATTATTCATCGGACTGGCCGGATTAGCTACGCTGATTTATTTAGTTTGGCAAACCGGTCCTAGCCCGTGGTCATTTAATTGGCACATCTATCCGCTTAACTTGTATGCTATTGTCGCTGGTTTTGCAGTCATGCTTGGGCTGGTCTGGCTACTAAAAATCATTAAACTAATCAAATCATCAATAGTTAAATGGATTCTGGGGGTATTGCAAGTGTTAGGAGATGCTTCGTTGTTTATTTATGTAGCACATTGGGTAGTGATTGATCTAACTTATTGGTTATTACCCTGCGATCATATGTTGATCTGGACAACGGTGCCTCTTGCCGTAATTGTCTGGCTGTTTGGTAGAATAAAAAGGTTGGATAGAAATAGTTATTAA
- a CDS encoding M48 family metallopeptidase, translated as MARLGSIVRFRIRRYKRAEFLEYKEQARALVSERLAHFNRQYQFPIKRVSIRNQRSRWGSCSKKGNLNFNYRVVLLPLEVADYIVVHELCHLGEFNHSKKFWELVAKTIPDHKQIRKELRGRVM; from the coding sequence TTGGCACGATTGGGCTCTATTGTTAGATTCAGGATCCGGCGATATAAAAGGGCCGAATTCTTAGAGTATAAAGAACAAGCTCGGGCATTGGTGTCGGAGCGACTAGCTCATTTTAACCGACAGTATCAATTTCCGATTAAGCGGGTTAGTATTCGGAACCAGCGCAGCCGTTGGGGGAGCTGTTCTAAAAAAGGCAATCTCAATTTTAATTATCGAGTGGTCTTATTACCCCTAGAAGTAGCGGATTATATTGTTGTGCACGAATTGTGCCATTTAGGGGAGTTTAATCACTCAAAAAAATTCTGGGAATTAGTCGCCAAAACCATCCCAGATCATAAGCAGATCAGAAAAGAGCTTCGAGGTAGGGTAATGTAA
- a CDS encoding VOC family protein, which translates to MIKRFHSNLFFVSNLEQTAQFYTQLGFDIQKSEDQLKIKLGDFTLVFIDENKTPIRNESGLQPKGLGIYTYIEVDDADKYFETIQSNGIVPRTEPKTWPWGKREFVVKDPDGYKLVFYSPIRS; encoded by the coding sequence ATGATTAAAAGATTTCACTCCAACTTGTTTTTTGTCAGTAATCTCGAGCAAACCGCGCAATTTTATACGCAGCTAGGTTTTGATATACAAAAATCAGAAGATCAATTGAAGATAAAACTGGGCGATTTCACTTTAGTGTTCATTGATGAGAATAAAACTCCCATTCGGAACGAATCGGGGCTGCAACCAAAAGGACTAGGTATATATACCTATATAGAAGTTGATGATGCGGATAAATACTTTGAAACCATTCAGAGTAATGGTATTGTTCCCAGGACCGAGCCGAAAACCTGGCCTTGGGGCAAACGCGAGTTTGTCGTAAAAGATCCGGATGGATACAAGCTAGTTTTTTATTCACCGATAAGATCATAA
- a CDS encoding uracil-DNA glycosylase family protein, which produces MVEEIHNCGSIQTKPPSFFFQPGVGVGSKVLILGESLARNGWVNSGKAFYTPEGKLVPTGKRLNEELAGLNLTLERCAFTEIAKCYIGNNRKILKSCGLRSGDHLLSQVSTYPIKIIFSLGVITKDILEEVFGVKLVIGEINPVVYQYKKLFILPLWHPSPASPHGHNKNLEIILNKRNKIKRILL; this is translated from the coding sequence ATGGTAGAAGAAATTCATAACTGTGGCAGTATCCAAACTAAACCGCCTTCATTTTTCTTTCAACCAGGGGTCGGGGTTGGCAGTAAGGTTCTTATCCTAGGTGAATCGCTAGCTCGGAATGGTTGGGTTAATTCTGGAAAAGCTTTCTATACTCCGGAAGGTAAGTTGGTGCCTACGGGCAAACGACTGAACGAAGAGTTAGCTGGTCTTAATCTCACTCTTGAGAGATGTGCTTTTACAGAAATAGCCAAGTGTTATATAGGAAATAATCGTAAAATACTAAAATCTTGTGGTCTTCGTTCGGGAGATCATCTTTTGTCTCAGGTAAGCACATATCCAATAAAAATTATCTTTTCCTTAGGAGTAATTACCAAAGATATATTAGAAGAAGTTTTTGGCGTTAAACTGGTGATAGGGGAGATCAACCCGGTTGTTTATCAATATAAAAAACTGTTTATATTACCGCTCTGGCATCCATCCCCGGCGAGCCCACATGGACATAATAAAAACTTGGAAATCATTCTTAATAAAAGAAATAAGATAAAACGAATTCTATTATGA
- the rpsF gene encoding 30S ribosomal protein S6: MEENNVYELAVVISPDLSEFDVQKIVDKVKISIASKGGSAQQEHTWGKKRLAYPIGKAEFGYYQTLIFDSPKEAIAEIDKDIRLTPEIIRHLIISLEKEGITAEQLFTPEKEAVLIATIAKEKMEPSRPHQTRASRGRITPAIVADIPGTKDSGVAPEESSPAYRQAGQNDDIKEVVDIAEPVVEETADEAAKRREELDKKLDELLKEE; this comes from the coding sequence ATGGAAGAAAATAATGTCTATGAATTAGCTGTGGTTATCTCCCCTGACCTATCAGAGTTCGATGTCCAAAAGATTGTCGACAAGGTCAAAATCTCTATTGCCTCTAAGGGAGGTTCGGCTCAACAGGAACATACTTGGGGGAAAAAGCGCTTGGCTTATCCCATCGGTAAAGCCGAGTTTGGGTATTATCAGACCTTGATTTTCGACTCCCCTAAAGAGGCTATTGCCGAAATCGATAAAGATATTAGACTAACCCCGGAAATCATTCGGCATTTGATTATCTCATTGGAAAAAGAAGGAATCACGGCAGAGCAATTATTTACACCTGAGAAAGAAGCGGTTTTGATCGCGACGATAGCCAAAGAAAAAATGGAACCGAGCCGGCCACATCAGACTAGAGCGAGTAGAGGCAGGATAACGCCGGCGATAGTTGCGGATATTCCAGGAACCAAAGATTCTGGAGTCGCCCCAGAGGAAAGCTCCCCTGCCTACCGGCAGGCAGGCCAGAATGATGACATAAAAGAGGTGGTAGATATTGCTGAGCCTGTGGTAGAAGAGACTGCCGATGAAGCGGCCAAGCGGAGAGAAGAATTAGATAAGAAATTAGACGAATTATTAAAAGAAGAATAG
- a CDS encoding single-stranded DNA-binding protein, with product MRDLNKVMLIGNVVRDPEIRTIPSGQSVAAISIATNRSWNDNAGELQKAVEYTDIVAWGKLAEIAGQILKKGRRMYVEGRLQTRNWEGQDGVKRYKTEVIASDLIVLDKPQGINMNGTTEATTMPEITTPATVMPAAESPVEPAGSVPQPMAVGATAAPAEEIDIEDIPF from the coding sequence ATGCGTGATCTAAATAAAGTAATGCTGATTGGTAATGTCGTCCGCGATCCGGAAATCCGGACCATTCCGTCCGGACAAAGCGTGGCGGCTATTTCGATCGCCACCAATAGAAGCTGGAACGATAATGCCGGTGAACTCCAGAAAGCGGTGGAATATACCGATATTGTAGCTTGGGGCAAACTGGCGGAAATCGCCGGACAAATCCTCAAAAAAGGCCGCAGAATGTATGTGGAAGGTAGATTGCAAACCCGGAACTGGGAAGGCCAAGATGGTGTCAAAAGATATAAGACCGAGGTAATCGCGAGCGACTTAATCGTTTTAGATAAACCGCAAGGAATTAACATGAACGGCACTACTGAAGCTACAACTATGCCAGAAATAACCACTCCAGCAACAGTTATGCCAGCAGCTGAATCCCCGGTAGAACCAGCTGGATCAGTGCCTCAGCCGATGGCAGTGGGCGCCACCGCCGCTCCCGCCGAGGAAATTGATATCGAAGATATACCGTTTTAA
- the rpsR gene encoding 30S ribosomal protein S18, producing MAFKSFKKKPATFPRYTTTVKKYCHFCHEKIDYIDYKNVKTLSKYLSRYMKIEPRRRSGNCAKHQRMVATALKRARHLALMPYTIH from the coding sequence ATGGCTTTTAAATCATTCAAGAAAAAACCAGCAACTTTCCCCCGCTACACTACGACAGTCAAAAAATATTGTCATTTTTGTCATGAAAAGATCGATTATATCGATTATAAAAATGTCAAAACTCTATCCAAATATTTGTCGCGGTATATGAAGATTGAACCGCGTCGCCGGAGCGGCAATTGTGCCAAGCATCAACGCATGGTGGCAACAGCCCTAAAACGGGCCCGGCATCTGGCTTTAATGCCTTACACCATCCACTAA
- the efp gene encoding elongation factor P: protein MLDITDLKTGVIIELEGAPMEVVRYQHTKMGRGGAILRTTLKNLLTGANVERTFRSEKFNEADITRSKAQYLYKDGGNFTFMDSITFEQFNLSQDVIGHNANYLAEGREVELVYFNGNPISIQLPLKMKFKIIQADPAVKGDTVTNPSKNATLETGMHIKVPMFVKEGDTILVDTRDGSYIERVN from the coding sequence ATGTTAGACATCACTGATCTTAAAACTGGTGTCATTATCGAATTAGAAGGCGCCCCTATGGAAGTAGTGCGGTATCAGCACACTAAAATGGGCCGGGGCGGTGCAATTTTACGCACAACTCTAAAAAACTTACTGACTGGCGCTAATGTCGAACGGACATTCAGGAGTGAAAAGTTCAACGAAGCCGATATCACTCGCAGTAAAGCCCAATATCTTTATAAAGACGGTGGGAACTTTACTTTTATGGACAGCATCACCTTTGAGCAGTTTAACCTGAGCCAAGACGTAATTGGTCATAATGCCAATTATCTAGCAGAAGGCCGGGAAGTGGAATTGGTTTATTTTAACGGTAACCCAATTAGCATCCAATTGCCGCTGAAAATGAAATTTAAAATTATTCAGGCCGATCCAGCCGTTAAGGGCGACACTGTCACTAATCCTTCTAAAAACGCTACCCTGGAAACGGGTATGCATATCAAAGTACCTATGTTTGTGAAAGAGGGTGATACGATTTTAGTAGATACCCGCGATGGCAGCTACATCGAACGGGTTAATTGA